In Streptomyces sp. P3, one DNA window encodes the following:
- a CDS encoding phosphatase PAP2 family protein, with the protein MPSPAGLSSPSAVNRRRFLKFSVGGSAALVAAPTLASWLAPADAKAATAPLPFVDDYKTNVMANLTPETNAVIRALGGFAQVWKTGGAWNTGTPLRPDILRANVRYCVAVTRARTEAQGKEAFVYDRQHQSYSTIAGLGPLTDLYRAGAKAVTSITAAPDGIPATKIDDAVPAGAPAGSALGAGSYASELGLVAKLVDTVRGNYASGNPSKYAFQYPRPWRMNENSEVVDTGKTDALGFPVYDSEVVVVPQLLRQRSSSPTDDGGFPSGHTNAFHLASLAYAYAVPERFQELVTRALYLSHTRIVSGMHSTVDVIGGRIMATALAAATLADPANAELKAAARAQALAYFTEKTGTTADTLFAYAHSDADDEYADREANARAVGPRLTYVLTREGRKEPLTVPKGAEVLLETRQPYLTAAQRREVLRTTALPSGYVLLDGFEQWGRLNLFAAADGYGAFDDDVTVTLDASKGGFQAADAWRNDIAGEGGLTKRGSGTLTLTGHNRYHGGTVVEAGVLVAGHAGALGQGDVRLTGGTLRAGEPVRVRGAWAQGAGAVLDLTLRGHHGPALTVSGRVRLDRGSVLSLRFDADRPPAAGTTVPVIAASVLRGQFDRVELDCGHLRAVPVYTAHGLSVRLLKR; encoded by the coding sequence ATGCCGTCACCCGCCGGGCTCAGCTCTCCGTCGGCCGTGAACAGAAGGCGTTTCCTCAAGTTCTCCGTGGGCGGGTCGGCGGCCCTGGTGGCCGCCCCGACGCTGGCCTCGTGGCTGGCCCCCGCGGACGCCAAGGCCGCGACCGCTCCGCTCCCGTTCGTCGACGACTACAAGACGAACGTCATGGCCAACCTCACCCCCGAGACCAACGCGGTGATCCGCGCCCTCGGCGGCTTCGCGCAGGTGTGGAAGACCGGCGGCGCCTGGAACACCGGCACGCCCCTGCGGCCCGACATCCTGCGCGCCAACGTGCGCTACTGCGTCGCGGTCACCCGGGCGCGCACGGAGGCGCAGGGCAAGGAGGCCTTCGTCTACGACCGCCAGCACCAGAGCTACTCGACGATCGCCGGCCTGGGCCCCCTGACGGATCTGTACAGGGCCGGAGCCAAGGCCGTCACGTCGATCACCGCCGCCCCGGACGGCATCCCCGCCACCAAGATCGACGACGCCGTGCCCGCCGGCGCGCCCGCCGGCTCCGCGCTCGGCGCCGGTTCGTACGCCTCCGAGCTCGGGCTGGTCGCCAAGCTCGTCGACACGGTGCGCGGCAACTACGCCTCGGGCAACCCGAGCAAGTACGCCTTCCAGTACCCGCGGCCGTGGCGCATGAACGAGAACAGCGAGGTCGTCGACACCGGGAAGACCGACGCGCTCGGCTTCCCGGTCTACGACTCCGAGGTCGTCGTCGTGCCGCAGCTGCTGCGCCAGCGCAGCAGCTCGCCCACGGACGACGGCGGATTCCCGAGCGGTCACACCAACGCCTTCCACCTGGCGTCGCTGGCGTACGCGTACGCCGTCCCCGAGCGGTTCCAGGAGCTGGTGACACGCGCCCTGTATCTGAGCCACACCCGGATCGTGTCCGGCATGCACTCCACCGTCGACGTCATCGGCGGCCGCATCATGGCCACCGCGCTCGCCGCCGCCACGCTCGCCGACCCGGCCAACGCCGAGCTCAAGGCGGCCGCCCGCGCCCAGGCTCTGGCCTACTTCACCGAGAAGACCGGCACGACCGCCGACACCCTGTTCGCCTACGCGCACTCCGACGCCGACGACGAGTACGCCGACCGCGAGGCCAACGCCCGCGCCGTCGGGCCCCGGCTGACCTACGTCCTCACCAGGGAGGGCCGCAAGGAGCCCCTGACCGTGCCCAAGGGCGCGGAGGTGCTGCTGGAGACCCGGCAGCCGTACCTCACCGCGGCCCAGCGCCGGGAGGTGCTGCGCACGACCGCGTTGCCCTCCGGGTACGTGCTGCTGGACGGCTTCGAGCAGTGGGGCCGGCTCAACCTGTTCGCGGCCGCGGACGGTTACGGCGCCTTCGACGACGACGTCACGGTCACCCTGGACGCCTCCAAGGGCGGCTTCCAGGCGGCCGACGCCTGGCGCAACGACATCGCGGGCGAGGGCGGTCTGACCAAGCGCGGTTCCGGCACGCTCACCCTGACCGGGCACAACCGCTACCACGGCGGCACCGTCGTCGAGGCGGGCGTGCTCGTGGCCGGGCACGCCGGCGCCCTCGGCCAGGGAGACGTGCGGCTGACCGGCGGCACGCTGCGCGCGGGCGAGCCGGTGCGGGTGCGCGGCGCGTGGGCCCAGGGGGCCGGCGCGGTGCTCGATCTGACGCTGCGCGGGCATCACGGGCCGGCCCTGACGGTGTCCGGGCGGGTGCGGCTCGACCGGGGCTCGGTGCTGTCGCTGCGCTTCGACGCCGACCGGCCGCCGGCCGCGGGGACGACCGTGCCGGTGATCGCGGCGTCGGTGCTGCGCGGCCAGTTCGACCGCGTCGAGCTGGACTGCGGTCACCTTCGGGCCGTACCGGTGTACACCGCGCACGGCCTGTCGGTACGTCTGCTGAAGCGGTAA
- a CDS encoding N-acetylglucosamine kinase yields MQDSPPSSPLVVGVDVGGTKTHLRALAGDHVVVDHVRASSGWQPHDPAAAAHWLVSLLREALPAGTRPAALAVGAHACETPLQCARIRVALQELLGAPAHLVGDAELLVAAAGLDKGVGLVAGTGSVAVGRLPDGAPVQVGGWGAVLGDEGGAAGLVREAARAVWAAHDRGDAPDALALGLISSFGVPEVPALGAALESAVDVSAEWGRHAPVVFAAAADGSALARSVIARAGEDLASLVARLAARGVAVDDVVVAGGTVLGQPALYEAFADALGAAVPGARPQPLTVPPVEGAVALARSLL; encoded by the coding sequence GTGCAGGACTCCCCCCCTTCGAGCCCCCTCGTGGTCGGCGTCGACGTGGGCGGCACCAAGACGCATCTGCGCGCGCTCGCGGGCGACCACGTCGTGGTCGACCACGTGCGCGCCAGCAGCGGCTGGCAGCCGCACGACCCGGCGGCCGCCGCGCACTGGCTGGTCTCCCTCCTCCGTGAGGCGCTGCCGGCGGGCACGCGTCCCGCCGCGCTGGCCGTGGGGGCGCACGCCTGTGAGACCCCCCTCCAGTGCGCGCGGATCCGCGTCGCGCTCCAGGAACTTCTCGGCGCGCCCGCGCACCTCGTGGGCGACGCCGAGTTGCTCGTTGCGGCCGCCGGTCTGGACAAGGGCGTCGGCCTCGTGGCCGGCACCGGCTCGGTCGCGGTGGGACGGCTTCCCGACGGGGCCCCGGTCCAGGTGGGCGGCTGGGGTGCGGTCCTCGGCGACGAGGGCGGCGCCGCCGGGCTCGTCCGGGAGGCCGCCCGGGCCGTCTGGGCCGCCCACGACCGGGGTGACGCCCCCGACGCCCTCGCACTCGGCCTGATCTCCTCCTTCGGCGTGCCGGAGGTCCCGGCGCTCGGTGCCGCGCTGGAGAGCGCGGTCGACGTCTCCGCCGAGTGGGGGCGGCACGCTCCCGTCGTCTTCGCGGCCGCCGCCGACGGCTCCGCCCTCGCCCGGTCGGTGATCGCCCGGGCGGGCGAGGACCTCGCGTCGCTCGTCGCACGGCTCGCGGCACGCGGGGTCGCGGTCGACGACGTGGTCGTGGCGGGCGGCACGGTACTCGGACAGCCCGCCCTGTACGAGGCGTTCGCCGACGCGCTGGGCGCGGCCGTGCCGGGAGCGCGGCCGCAGCCGCTCACCGTGCCGCCGGTCGAGGGCGCGGTGGCACTGGCGCGCTCGCTGCTGTGA
- a CDS encoding ROK family protein has translation MELDVVEAPRLTESASAVFAVLAQAGSATRPQLASLAGLSKPTVSSAVAELEAARLAAHSGTASSGTGRSAAVYCLGPAAGAVLAVDLGPAVTRVRGCALDGALLAEATASRKDAADAVREALDVLPDGVPLRSIVVAVGDVAARDRLGSGMRPATAKAGPAFDAMAVALPPGVPVQLENNVNCAALAELHEGAARGRHTFGYLRIGVGIGLGIVVGGQVLRGSNGAAGELARLPYPWDDGREPRQEALEEYIGARSLLRRAREAWEAADGPCPRTTERLFALAGAGTATAGEIVGRHAADVGRLAAAVTAVLDPGLIVLGGSTGADPQLLPGVRAELARLSWPTEVVSSTVGDSGTVAGAARLAVARGVQTVTQAARPKD, from the coding sequence GTGGAACTCGACGTGGTGGAAGCCCCCCGCCTGACCGAGAGCGCCAGCGCCGTATTCGCCGTGCTGGCCCAGGCGGGCAGTGCGACCCGGCCGCAGCTCGCGAGTCTCGCGGGACTGTCCAAGCCGACGGTGTCCTCCGCCGTGGCGGAGCTCGAGGCCGCCCGGCTCGCCGCGCACTCCGGCACCGCCTCCAGCGGCACCGGCCGCTCCGCCGCCGTCTACTGCCTCGGTCCGGCCGCGGGCGCGGTGCTGGCCGTCGATCTCGGCCCGGCCGTCACCCGCGTCAGGGGCTGCGCCCTGGACGGCGCGCTGCTCGCCGAGGCCACCGCCTCCCGCAAGGACGCCGCCGACGCCGTGCGCGAGGCGCTCGACGTGCTGCCCGACGGCGTGCCGCTGCGTTCCATCGTGGTCGCCGTCGGCGACGTGGCCGCGCGGGACCGGCTGGGCAGCGGCATGCGCCCCGCGACCGCCAAGGCCGGCCCCGCCTTCGACGCCATGGCGGTCGCGCTGCCCCCGGGCGTGCCCGTCCAGCTGGAGAACAACGTCAACTGCGCGGCGCTCGCGGAACTGCACGAGGGAGCCGCCCGGGGCCGGCACACCTTCGGCTATCTGCGGATCGGCGTGGGCATCGGTCTCGGCATCGTGGTCGGGGGACAGGTGCTGCGCGGCTCGAACGGGGCCGCGGGAGAGCTCGCGCGGCTGCCCTACCCCTGGGACGACGGCCGCGAGCCGCGCCAGGAGGCCCTGGAGGAGTACATCGGCGCACGCTCGCTGCTGCGCCGGGCCAGGGAGGCCTGGGAGGCCGCGGACGGGCCCTGTCCGCGCACCACCGAGCGACTCTTCGCCCTCGCCGGGGCGGGCACGGCCACGGCGGGCGAGATCGTCGGCCGGCACGCAGCGGACGTGGGCCGGCTCGCCGCCGCGGTGACCGCCGTACTGGACCCCGGACTCATCGTGCTCGGCGGCAGCACCGGTGCGGATCCGCAGCTCCTGCCCGGTGTGCGGGCCGAGCTGGCGCGGCTGAGCTGGCCCACCGAGGTGGTCAGCAGCACGGTCGGCGATTCCGGCACCGTCGCGGGCGCCGCACGGCTCGCGGTCGCCCGGGGAGTCCAAACCGTGACCCAGGCCGCGCGGCCCAAGGATTGA
- a CDS encoding ABC transporter substrate-binding protein encodes MTSVGVRRSRRLGLGGIRRLVPLAAVATAGALLLSACGSDGDSGGNSKSLTFWISTVPGQDAGWKKLVAQYKKEAGVDVKLVNIPYDGYATKLKNAAQANSLPDVAAVPALDPIWSGKLIDLGSIANNKTNKINANFIAKDSSGKVLAIPSDVTASGLYINKSLFERAGVAFPTSPQKTWTWDDFIKAANTVREKTNAKYSLTFDQSPSRLRAMVYEMGGKYVHADDSGKFSADEATKKAVNYFVGLNDDKTMPKSVWTSGADPSAMFQSGDVVAYWSGVWQVASFAESIKKFEWASVPTPAQPVQASDVNSGGLMVGFNNNGAAATAATKFMSWLYEPDHYRTLCETSGFLPVESGLNPKYPFTSEAAQAAFKLYNEEIPLYAPISGYFNGAQTNWVLKGKSLTEDPTKTELGKAINGQQSADKALENIVAGYNQQVGGGS; translated from the coding sequence ATGACCAGTGTGGGTGTGCGGCGCTCCCGCCGACTCGGCCTCGGCGGCATACGCCGTCTGGTTCCCCTCGCTGCCGTGGCCACGGCAGGTGCCCTGTTGCTCTCCGCCTGCGGGTCGGACGGCGACTCGGGCGGGAACTCCAAGTCGCTGACGTTCTGGATCTCCACCGTTCCGGGGCAGGACGCCGGCTGGAAGAAGCTGGTGGCGCAGTACAAGAAGGAAGCCGGCGTCGACGTCAAGCTCGTCAACATCCCCTACGACGGCTACGCGACGAAGCTGAAGAACGCCGCGCAGGCGAACTCCCTGCCCGACGTGGCGGCCGTGCCGGCGCTGGACCCGATCTGGTCGGGCAAGCTGATCGACCTCGGCTCCATCGCCAACAACAAGACCAACAAGATCAACGCCAACTTCATCGCCAAGGACTCGTCGGGGAAGGTGCTGGCCATCCCCTCGGACGTCACCGCGTCCGGCCTGTACATCAACAAGTCGCTGTTCGAGAGGGCCGGCGTCGCCTTCCCGACCTCGCCGCAGAAGACCTGGACCTGGGACGACTTCATCAAGGCGGCGAACACGGTCCGCGAGAAGACCAACGCCAAGTACTCCCTGACCTTCGACCAGTCGCCGTCCCGGCTCCGCGCCATGGTGTACGAGATGGGCGGGAAGTACGTCCACGCGGACGACTCCGGGAAGTTCTCGGCGGACGAGGCCACCAAGAAGGCCGTGAACTACTTCGTCGGACTGAACGACGACAAGACCATGCCGAAGTCGGTGTGGACCAGCGGCGCCGACCCGTCGGCCATGTTCCAGAGCGGTGACGTGGTCGCCTACTGGTCCGGCGTGTGGCAGGTCGCCTCCTTCGCGGAGAGCATCAAGAAGTTCGAGTGGGCGAGCGTCCCGACCCCCGCCCAGCCGGTTCAGGCCTCCGACGTCAACAGCGGCGGCCTGATGGTGGGCTTCAACAACAACGGCGCCGCGGCCACCGCCGCGACGAAGTTCATGTCCTGGCTGTACGAGCCGGACCACTACCGCACGCTGTGCGAGACCTCCGGGTTCCTGCCGGTCGAGAGCGGTCTGAACCCCAAGTACCCCTTCACCTCCGAGGCGGCGCAGGCGGCGTTCAAGCTGTACAACGAGGAGATCCCGCTCTACGCCCCGATCTCCGGCTACTTCAACGGCGCGCAGACGAACTGGGTGCTGAAGGGCAAGAGCCTGACCGAGGACCCGACCAAGACGGAGCTCGGCAAGGCGATCAACGGGCAGCAGTCGGCGGACAAGGCCCTCGAGAACATCGTGGCCGGCTACAACCAGCAGGTCGGCGGCGGATCGTAG
- a CDS encoding carbohydrate ABC transporter permease, with protein sequence MTKRASDVSVSPPRRRSTYVLAPLVLIAANVVLFSLFFVWPAVIGLVYSFTNYTGVGAFQFVGLDNYHNLVGDSTFYDALTRTLLYAVLFVPLNFGLSLLAANLVVNKHAKGASVARVIFFIPWLLSPIVVGVLWRWLFGENFGLVNYVIEQLGGSAVPWQSNADLSLIVVVMAASWAWTGFSMLLFIAAIKNVPVSYYEAAALDGAGPWRQFISITLPSIAPTSFIVILLNTINAMKEYPVFVALNNGGPGTSNNLLVQYIYETGFKRGQIGYASAASFVLMLILMAVAIIQLIVNRRVENR encoded by the coding sequence ATGACAAAACGCGCCTCGGACGTGTCCGTGAGCCCGCCCAGGAGACGCAGCACCTACGTCCTCGCGCCGCTCGTCCTCATCGCGGCCAATGTCGTGCTCTTCTCGCTGTTCTTCGTGTGGCCGGCGGTGATCGGGCTCGTCTACTCGTTCACGAACTACACGGGCGTGGGGGCGTTCCAGTTCGTCGGGCTGGACAACTACCACAACCTGGTAGGGGACTCCACCTTCTACGACGCGCTGACCCGGACGCTGCTGTACGCCGTGCTCTTCGTCCCGCTGAACTTCGGGCTCTCGCTGCTCGCCGCCAACCTGGTGGTGAACAAACACGCCAAGGGCGCGTCGGTGGCCCGCGTCATCTTCTTCATCCCGTGGCTGCTGTCTCCCATCGTCGTGGGCGTCCTGTGGCGGTGGCTGTTCGGCGAGAACTTCGGACTCGTCAACTACGTCATCGAGCAGCTCGGCGGCAGTGCCGTCCCGTGGCAGTCGAACGCGGACCTGTCGCTCATCGTGGTGGTCATGGCGGCGTCCTGGGCCTGGACGGGCTTCTCGATGCTGCTGTTCATCGCGGCGATCAAGAACGTGCCGGTGTCGTACTACGAGGCGGCCGCGCTCGACGGCGCCGGTCCGTGGCGCCAGTTCATCAGCATCACGCTGCCGAGCATCGCGCCCACCTCGTTCATCGTCATCCTGCTCAACACGATCAACGCGATGAAGGAATACCCGGTGTTCGTCGCCCTCAACAACGGCGGCCCCGGCACCTCGAACAACCTGCTCGTCCAGTACATCTACGAGACCGGCTTCAAACGGGGCCAGATCGGCTACGCGAGCGCCGCGTCGTTCGTGCTCATGCTCATCCTGATGGCCGTCGCGATCATCCAGCTGATCGTCAACCGGCGGGTGGAGAACCGATGA
- a CDS encoding carbohydrate ABC transporter permease → MTTTDIPRPVDAGSGRTVSKKRSRDAGGGGLRRAVPATTLLWILACLYGLPVLWFILSSLKPASDLFSYPLTLVPHNPTLSGFKAAWESANFSQYFINTAIVCVITTILTVGVSCCTGYALAKYDNRWLKAFFLCILATTMLPSEVMLAPEFLVVRNLGLYNSFAGIILPAVLTATGCFMFRQFFLTVPDELVEAARIDGARELSIFLRIMMPLSRPIMLTLAILSFQWRWNDYIWPLLMLNDPNKFTVQIGIQSIVGAQNINWSVLLGASVISMIPLILVFLVFQRYVMGADINAGLKD, encoded by the coding sequence ATGACAACCACAGACATCCCACGCCCGGTCGACGCCGGTTCCGGACGGACCGTCTCCAAGAAGCGGTCCCGCGACGCGGGCGGCGGCGGACTCCGGCGGGCGGTGCCCGCGACGACACTGCTGTGGATCCTGGCGTGCCTGTACGGGCTGCCGGTGCTGTGGTTCATCCTCAGCTCCCTCAAGCCGGCCAGCGACCTCTTCTCCTATCCGCTGACGCTGGTTCCGCACAACCCCACCCTGTCGGGGTTCAAGGCGGCGTGGGAGAGCGCCAACTTCTCCCAGTACTTCATCAACACGGCCATCGTGTGCGTGATCACGACGATCCTCACGGTGGGCGTCAGCTGTTGCACCGGGTACGCGCTGGCCAAGTACGACAACCGGTGGCTCAAGGCGTTCTTCCTCTGCATCCTGGCCACCACGATGCTGCCGTCGGAGGTCATGCTCGCCCCCGAGTTCCTGGTGGTCCGCAACCTCGGCCTCTACAACTCCTTCGCCGGCATCATCCTCCCGGCCGTGCTCACCGCGACCGGATGCTTCATGTTCCGCCAGTTCTTCCTGACGGTTCCCGACGAACTCGTGGAAGCCGCACGCATCGACGGCGCGCGCGAACTGTCGATCTTCCTGCGGATCATGATGCCGCTCTCCCGGCCCATCATGCTGACCCTCGCCATCCTGTCGTTCCAGTGGCGGTGGAACGACTACATCTGGCCGCTGCTGATGCTGAACGACCCCAACAAGTTCACCGTGCAGATCGGCATCCAGAGCATCGTCGGCGCGCAGAACATCAACTGGTCGGTGCTGCTCGGTGCCTCGGTGATCTCCATGATCCCCCTGATCCTCGTCTTCCTCGTCTTCCAGCGCTACGTCATGGGCGCCGACATCAACGCCGGACTGAAGGACTGA
- a CDS encoding nucleoside/nucleotide kinase family protein, giving the protein MLTFDDLVRRARSLAGDGGRRTLLGIAGSPGAGKTTLAERLVRELNGAGEPWAAQVPMDGFHLADVELDRLGRRDRKGAPDTFDAAGYAALLRRLREETDGGDVVYAPGFERVLEQPIAGSVPVPPQVRLVVTEGNYLLLGTGAWARVRAALDEVWFCETDEDERVRRLVARHEEFGKGHEEAVAWVRRSDRLNAELVATTRDRADLVVRVGGPDGA; this is encoded by the coding sequence GTGCTCACTTTCGACGATCTGGTCCGGCGGGCCCGCTCCCTCGCCGGGGACGGCGGCCGGCGCACCCTGCTCGGCATCGCCGGCAGTCCAGGCGCGGGCAAGACGACTCTCGCCGAGCGCCTGGTACGGGAGCTGAACGGCGCGGGGGAGCCGTGGGCCGCACAGGTCCCGATGGACGGCTTCCACCTCGCCGACGTCGAGCTGGACCGCCTCGGCCGACGGGACCGCAAGGGTGCGCCGGACACCTTCGACGCGGCCGGTTACGCGGCTCTGCTGCGTCGGCTGCGGGAGGAGACGGACGGCGGGGACGTCGTGTACGCGCCGGGCTTCGAGCGGGTGCTGGAGCAGCCGATCGCGGGGTCCGTGCCCGTCCCGCCGCAGGTGCGGCTGGTCGTCACCGAGGGGAACTACCTGCTCCTCGGCACGGGGGCGTGGGCACGGGTGCGGGCCGCGCTGGACGAGGTGTGGTTCTGCGAGACGGACGAGGACGAACGCGTCCGCCGGCTGGTCGCCCGGCACGAGGAGTTCGGCAAGGGGCACGAGGAGGCGGTGGCCTGGGTGCGCCGGAGCGACCGGCTCAACGCCGAGCTGGTGGCGACGACGCGGGACCGGGCCGACCTGGTGGTGCGGGTGGGAGGGCCGGATGGGGCTTGA